A window of Punica granatum isolate Tunisia-2019 chromosome 8, ASM765513v2, whole genome shotgun sequence genomic DNA:
CTAAGCATGGTGCTGATGCATATATGCAGATGCAGTGCATGAAAAACAAATGGCAAAGCAGCACTTCTTTGACTGAAAAAGCGAAGAATTTGCAAAGGAGTACTACTTTCAATTCACTCAAGTAAGCTGTAACCACTACTTTCAATGGAAACTTATCGCAAAATGATTCATTCATCACAACGGAACAATGAATGTAAAATTTTGAACCTCTGCAATGATCTCGGCTGAGCTGACTCCTGTCTCTTCTCTCAGTTCCCTGATGGCTGCAGTCTTCGGGTCTTCCCCGTCATCAATACCTCCCTGTTGACACAACACAACTGCAAATGCTCAATAGAATAGAAGCTAAAAACATCATACTCCCAGAAACAAAATCAAAGAACAACGGGAAGAAGTCAACTTTCATGGTTTCAAGACAGTGAAAGAAGCTCACTTGGGGCATTTGCCATGCGTCAGGTACATCAAGCCTCGAAGCAGCAAAAATCTGCAACAAGCACGCACCGGGTGGAGCATTTTGTCAAACACTTAAGCGAAGACAATCAGCATTCCGAggcgccccccccccccccccccccccccccccccccaacaaaaaaaacaaaaacaaaaaggccAAAATTTAACCGGGCAATTAAAGAGTTGACCTTCTTAGAGGGGTTAATCAAGCAGATCCCAACGTTTCTCCTGTACCCCTCAGGCGGAGCCTCCATGGACGAAGAGGAAGATGCCGAGTTACAGAGAATCGAGCTAAAGGACGAGCGCTTCTGAAGAAGCGGTGGCTTCGCGTGATGGGTTAGGGTGAGAGGAGAGCTTGAAGTGAAAGAAAGGGGCTTCGagaggagatgaagaagagagGGATGTTGACGTCGGTGGTGAGGGCAATGGTGGACTGAAGAATTCGAGAAGAAGAGATTCAGTGCGGAACGGCATAAAGATGCCGCCATCTTTCAAGAAAGCGCCGTCCTTTTTATTATGGGGGACGACCGAGACCGTCACTGATGCCCAATCGATTATATGTCTGTACGGCCAttgttctgttctgttctgttctcGTAGTATTGCCAGTGCAACGTTCAGCAAAGACAGACATTGGGAGCCAATCGAATCGACCCTCTAGGGGAGTATATAACATTTAGGCCCGGGAGGGTGCCCAAAAGTTGGAGACAATCAGAGCCAATACCGAAAAGCTCAGGAAGTAGGACATCAGACACATTTAGTGCACGAACCAGCATTTTCGAATCCGTCTGGAGGAAACGCACTGGATGTTCAGCCTGTTCTCACTTCTCTGTGAAGAACTGCGGTTTGAAATTTCCGCACAGGGAACGTGAGTTTTTTTGTTAACACCCAAAATTTATGGAAGATCTATCTTCGTGGGATTTGGAAAAGAGTATTTCTATTAGTATAATCGCAAATTTTAGCTGGAAGGCTTCATGATGGACTTCGGTTGCAGAGACGATGATCTCTGCATCAACTTCTCACAAGCAAATGAAAAGAAACAGTAAGTACGATCGGCCTAAAACAAAACCGTTCCAGTAACATTATGGAAATTTCAAACTCGTGAACTACATCAGATGTTCTAGTGCTCCAGTGAGCTACAAGCTCATGTTCTGCACTCTACAGCTGGAGGATGTCAAAGCAGCTCCTTGGTGTTACTGATCGAAGCAGGACATGAATTAAGATACTGCTGATGAGAGGCGATAACTGTGACTAGTTCTTGGCGACTCCAGCGCAGGTTTTATACTGTTTTTATAATCTTAATCCCCCTTGGTGAGAAAACCCTGCAACAGTGCCCTCAGAGACTTCAGCAAACTACTCCACATATGCGAAAGGACTAATCAATCAGCAATCTTGCAGATGCAGAACATTT
This region includes:
- the LOC116188290 gene encoding nudix hydrolase 26, chloroplastic; amino-acid sequence: MAASLCRSALNLFFSNSSVHHCPHHRRQHPSLLHLLSKPLSFTSSSPLTLTHHAKPPLLQKRSSFSSILCNSASSSSSMEAPPEGYRRNVGICLINPSKKIFAASRLDVPDAWQMPQGGIDDGEDPKTAAIRELREETGVSSAEIIAEAPYWLTYDFPPEVREKLKVQWGSDWKGQAQKWFLLKFIGKDEEVNLQGDGTEKAEFGEWAWMSPEQIIELAVDFKKPVYKEVLNAFALHLQ